One window of the Alligator mississippiensis isolate rAllMis1 chromosome 5, rAllMis1, whole genome shotgun sequence genome contains the following:
- the LOC102561926 gene encoding golgin subfamily A member 6-like protein 22: protein MDPRKVYSEIQNLSKVGQSFPNPEDRRFLWESVESMESSLTSTLSTIAAEEVFKEADKLPEECEDEESGLTSAKKGMVEPDQDDTQKMEGQNLQATDERMKQISEKTAEAFDVLAKGELQKGADLFSDVIRLNPHLAQSYISRANVFLQLQKPMAAIRDCERAIELNPNSAQPYQLREKALQLLGHLEEAACDLALAHTWGFDDANAVQKSSYVKRVKKAQGKEAGVKKVALRDQEKAQREEESTEEPESEESELEIDSEGVIESDEDDPQEMGDENLEVTDEMRKQANDKKREAFDAVGKGDLQKAINLFTDAIKLNPQLTILFINRASIYVELQKPNAAIRDCDKAIKINPDSAQSYKWRGKAHRLLGNWQEAAKDLALACQLDYDEDANAMLKEVQQRAQKIDKHWQKYEQKHKEKIFKDTFSRLTKALEEQNRAQLQASEELERVQFGDPQEEERELSQASSEHEQKFQSQASQTWVNNYYIFSGEQEGEQENLQLETQGTDDREEESSEESELEIDSKGVIKPDEDDPQEMGDEDLEVTDEMRKQANQKKTEAFDAVGKGDLQKAINLFTDAIKLNPRLTILYANRASIYVQLQKPNAAIRDCNKALKINPDSAQPYKWRGKALRLLGHWQEAARDLALACQLDYDEDANATLKEVQRRAQKITRHQRKHKQNHKEDEFKEMVERMKEALGGQKIKKELQRDEKVSLEEQEKGWEKVIIEQERTNQRVLEVQGNTEQEVTEEQERADLAEMQEQGAVQQMELEQQLIALQMELEERLKVQQMELGEEERALQKMLEKHKRAQKKVLEEQERIHLEALEQLEKAQQQALEELLSVQKKVLEEQERAQKKSLEEKERAEKALQELKRAHKKALEELEVAQRKALSEHVRAQQQALVEQKKTQIAMEDLERAHKKSLAEQEKAQKAALEEQKRVQKALEELERSQRKALAEQAGAQKAAIREQERAQKALIELARAQQQALEEQERAKKKALEEQERAQKALDTLEKAQKKALEELERAQRGALGEQQKAQKKAMEEQERARKALEEMEKSQREAMDKEKRSQKKVLEEQRRAEELERAQEKLPKEQETTQKRAQEEHERAHTKFSKGLNQTYRKDLEEVEDAHKKCSVDQEEPQTKDAEEQESAQETVQEGQLSTEKAKEQGKRSLRPLANSLWDYFESG from the coding sequence ATGGATCCTAGGAAAGTTTACAGTGAGATACAGAACTTATCCAAGGTTGGTCAGAGCTTCCCAAATCCTGAAGACCGTCGCTTCCTTTGGGAATCAGTAGAAAGTATGGAAAGTTCCCTAACATCTACTCTGAGCACTATAGCTGCAGAGGAGGTGTTCAAGGAGGCAGATAAACTGCCAGAAGAATGTGAGGATGAGGAGAGTGGTCTGACATCTGCCAAGAAGGGCATGGTTGAACCTGACCAGGATGATACCCAAAAGATGGAAGGCCAAAACTTGCAAGCAACAGATGAAAGGATGAAGCAGATCAGTGAAAAAACAGCAGAGGCCTTTGACGTCCTGGCAAAAGGAGAACTCCAGAAAGGAGCTGACTTATTCTCAGATGTCATCAGATTGAATCCACATCTTGCCCAGTCATATATTAGCAGAGCCAATGTCTTTCTACAGCTACAAAAGCCCATGGCTGCCATTAGGGATTGTGAGAGAGCAATTGAGCTCAACCCTAATTCAGCACAGCCATATCAGTTGCGAGAAAAAGCACTCCAACTCTTAGGACACTTGGAGGAGGCAGCCTGTGACCTGGCCTTAGCCCATACATGGGGCTTTGATGATGCTAATGCTGTGCAAAAATCTAGCTATGTGAAAAGAGTGAAGAAGGCTCAGGGAAAAGAAGCAGGTGTTAAAAAGGTAGCTCTGAGGGATCAGGAGAAAGCTCAGAGAGAGGAAGAGTCCACTGAGGAGCCTGAGAGTGAGGAGAGTGAGTTGGAGATTGATAGTGAAGGGGTGATTGAATCTGATGAGGACGACCCCCAAGAGATGGGAGATGAGAATTTAGAAGTAACAGATGAAATGAGGAAGCAGGCAAATGACAAGAAGAGGGAGGCCTTTGATGCAGTGGGTAAAGGTGATCTGCAGAAAGCTATTAATTTGTTCACTGATGCCATCAAGCTGAACCCACAGCTTACCATCTTGTTCATCAACCGAGCCAGCATCTATGTGGAGTTGCAGAAGCCAAATGCTGCCATTAGAGACTGTGACAAAGCCATAAAAATCAACCCTGATTCTGCACAATCCTACAAATGGCGAGGGAAAGCACACAGGCTCTTAGGTAACTGGCAGGAGGCAGCCAAGGACCTCGCCTTGGCTTGCCAGCTGGATTATGATGAAGATGCCAATGCTATGCTGAAGGAGGTTCAGCAGAGGGCCCAGAAAATTGACAAACATTGGCAGAAGTATGAGCAAAAacacaaggaaaaaatatttaaggacACATTTAGCAGGCTGACGAAAGCCCTGGAGGAGCAGAACAGAGCTCAGCTTCAGGCCTCTGAGGAGCTGGAGAGAGTTCAGTTTGGGGATCCTCAAGAAGAGGAAAGAGAGCTGTCTCAGGCTTCCTCAGAACATGAACAAAAATTTCAGTCTCAGGCTTCTCAGACATGGGTAAATAACTATTATATATTTTCTGGAGAGCAAGAGGGGGAACAGGAAAATCTTCAGCTGGAGACCCAGGGAACAGATGACAGAGAGGAAGAGTCCAGTGAGGAGAGTGAGTTGGAGATTGATAGCAAAGGTGTGATTAAACCAGATGAAGATGATCCTCAAGAGATGGGAGATGAGGATTTGGAAGTAACAGATGAAATGAGGAAGCAAGCAAATCAAAAGAAGACAGAGGCCTTTGATGCCGTGGGTAAAGGTGATCTGCAGAAAGCTATTAATTTGTTCACTGATGCCATCAAACTGAACCCACGGCTTACCATCTTGTATGCCAACCGAGCCAGCATCTATGTGCAGTTGCAGAAGCCAAATGCTGCCATTAGAGACTGTAATAAAGCCTTAAAAATCAACCCTGAttctgcacagccctacaaatggCGAGGGAAAGCACTCAGGCTCCTAGGTCActggcaggaggcagccaggGACCTTGCCTTGGCTTGTCAGCTGGATTATGACGAAGATGCCAATGCTACACTGAAGGAAGTTCAACGGAGGGCCCAGAAAATCACCAGACACCAAAGAAAGCACAAGCAAAATCACAAGGAAGATGAATTTAAGGAGATGGTAGAAAGGATGAAGGAAGCCCTGGGTGGGCAGAAGATTAAAAAAGAATTACAAAGAGATGAGAAGGTATCCCTAGAGGAACAAGAGAAAGGTTGGGAAAAGGTTATCATAGAACAGGAGAGAACAAATCAGAGGGTGCTGGAAGTACAGGGAAACACTGAACAGGAGGTGACAGAGGAGCAAGAGAGAGCTGACTTAGCAGAGATGCAAGAACAAGGGGCAGTTCAGCAGATGGAGTTGGAGCAACAGTTGATCGCTTTGCAGATGGAGCTAGAGGAACGGCTGAAAGTTCAGCAGATGGAGCTGGGAGAAGAAGAGAGAGCCCTACAGAAGATGCTGGAAAAACACAAAAGAGCTCAGAAGAAGGTGCTGGAAGAGCAAGAGAGAATCCACCTGGAAGCTCTGGAGCAGCTGGAAAAGGCTCAACAGCAGGCCCTGGAAGAGCTGCTGAGTGTTCAGAAGAAGGTCCTGGAGGAGCAGGAAAGAGCTCAGAAGAAATCTCTGGAAGAAAAGGAGAGGGCTGAGAAAGCCCTACAGGAGCTAAAAAGAGCTCACAAAAAGGCCCTGGAGGAACTGGAGGTCGCTCAAAGAAAGGCCCTGAGTGAGCATGTAAGGGCTCAGCAGCAGGCTTTAGTGGAACAAAAGAAAACTCAGATAGCTATGGAAGACCTGGAGAGAGCTCACAAGAAATCACTTGCAGAACAAGAGAAAGCCCAGAAGGCTGCACTAGAGGAGCAGAAGAGAGTTCAGAAGGCCCTAGAGGAACTAGAGAGATCGCAGAGAAAGGCCttggcagagcaggcaggagcacaaaAGGCAGCCATAAGGGAACAGGAAAGAGCCCAGAAAGCCTTGATAGAATTGGCAAGAGCTCAGCAGCAAGCATTGGAAGAACAGGAGAGAGCTAAGAAGAAGGCCCTGGAGGAACAGGAAAGGGCTCAAAAAGCCCTGGATACACTGGAGAAAGCTCAGAAAAAAGCCCTGGAGGAACTGGAGAGAGCTCAGAGAGGTGCCCTGGGTGAACAACAGAAAGCTCAAAAGAAAGCCATGGAGGAACAGGAGAGAGCTCGGAAGGCCCTGGAGGAGATGGAGAAATCTCAGAGGGAGGCTATGGACAAAGAAAAAAGGAGTCAGAAGAAAGTGCTGGAGGAACAGAGGAGAGCTGAGGAATTGGAGAGAGCTCAGGAAAAGCTTCCAAAGGAACAGGAGACAACTCAGAAAAGAGCCCAAGAAGAACATGAGAGGGCTCATACGAAGTTCTCTAAAGGACTAAACCAAACATACAGGAAAGACCTCGAGGAAGTAGAGGATGCTCATAAAAAGTGTTCTGTGGACCAGGAAGAACCTCAGACGAAAGATGCAGAAGAACAGGAATCAGCTCAAGAAACTGTCCAAGAGGGCCAACTGAGCACTGAGAAGGCGAAAGAGCAGGGAAAACGTTCCTTGAGACCACTCGCAAACTCCCTCTGGGATTATTTTGAATCAGGGTAG